Part of the Niallia alba genome is shown below.
ATTTCTGCATCGCATAACCCGGTCGCAGATAACGGAATTAAATTTTTTGGACCAGATGGCTTTAAGCTTTCAGATGAGCAAGAGCTAGAAATAGAAGCACTAATTGATAAAGAAGAAGATACTCTTCCAAGACCAACTGGTGCTGACCTTGGTCAGGTAGATGATTATTTCGAAGGTGGCCAGAAATATCTGCAATTCCTAAAGCAAACAGTAGATGAAGAATTTGCTGGTATTCATATTGCGTTAGATTGTGCACATGGAGCAACATCTTCCTTAGCGATGCATTTATTTGCAGATTTAGATGCGGATATTTCCACAATGGGTGCGTCCCCAAATGGCTTAAATATTAATGATGGGGTAGGTTCAACACATCCAGAAACACTTGCTAAATTTGTTCTAGAAAAAGAAGCAGATGTTGGGTTAGCATTTGATGGTGATGGCGATCGTCTGATAGCTATTGATGAAAATGGTGATATCGTGGATGGCGATCAAATTATGTATATTTGTGCAAAATATTTAAAAGAAACGGGAAGATTGAAAAATAATACGGTTGTATCTACTGTAATGAGTAATTTAGGCTTTTATAAAGCATTAAAGCAACATGAGATTACTAGTATTCCAACTGCTGTTGGTGACCGTTATGTAGTCGAAGAAATGCGTAATAATGGCTATAACCTTGGTGGAGAGCAGTCAGGTCATATTATCTTCCTTGACTTCAATACAACAGGTGACGGACTTTTAACTGGATTGCAATTGGTTAATATCATGAAAGTTACAAAGAAAAAATTATCAGAGCTTGCTGGGGAAATGAAAAAGTTCCCGCAAAAGTTGGTAAATATTAAAGTGACAGATAAATTCCATGTGACAGATAATGAAAAGGTTAAAGAAGTTATTGCAAAAGTGGAACAGGACATGAACGGAAATGGAAGAATTTTAGTTCGTCCTTCTGGAACAGAGCCGCTGGTACGCGTTATGGCTGAGGCTCCAACAGAGGAATTATGTGAAGCCTATGTAAATGTTATTTCAGAAGTAGTTAAGAATGAAATGGGTTTACCAGAAGAGTAAGCTTAAACATAAGGAACTTATACTAATATCTATGCAATTAGGAACAAATATAGCACGATAGAATACATTATTAGGGTGAAGGGCACTTAAGAAATTAAATGCTTTTCACCCTATTATGATTTTATTTTCCGCTTTCGTGTCAGATGGATATCCTACTGCAATTAGAGAAATATAAAATTTACCGTTTTGTCACAGGAATGTATTTGACGAGGGGAATCGAGGTAGGGTATGATTAAATTGCTTTTGGAAAAAAGCCATTATGTGAAAAAGGAGGATAGGAGTGGAAATAGGAAAATGAAGCGCCTGGACTAGTGATGGACGACACGAAACTAGTTGACGAGGAGGAGGTTTATCGATTTTTCGGCGGATGCCTCCCGGTTGTGTTAGCCAATCGTAAGTACTACTTTAAAACATTAAGGCAACTTAATGCACAAAGAGTAGGGTATGCTAATAATATAAGTATTTCTTTTAAGTTGTATCATTTTACATTGTTTCGTTTTTACATGCTTATTCCCGGAGAAAATGGATGGGTAAGTAGGAAATCTAACAATGAAAAGTAATATGATTTATGAAAAAAATAATCAGAGGTAAGGGAGCAAGTTTGTTCCCTAAATAGTGACTTCTTGCTCCCTTAGAACGGAGGAAAAGAAGTATGTGCGGAATTGTTGGTTATATTGGAAACCAGGATGCGAAAGAGATTTTATTAAAAGGTTTAGAAAAACTTGAATATAGAGGCTATGACTCAGCTGGTATTGCTTTAAGCAATGGAGAAGGAGTGCAAGTTTTTAAAGAAAAAGGAAGAATTGCAGATCTTCGTAATATTGTGGACGAAGATGTGTTTGCACCTGCAGGAATTGGTCATACACGCTGGGCAACACATGGTGTACCAAGCAGATTGAACGCTCACCCACATAAAAGTGCTTCAGAACGTTTCACCATTGTTCATAACGGAGTAATTGAGAACTACGACTTACTAAAGAAAGAGTACCTTTCTGACGTTTCGTTAAAAAGTGATACAGATACAGAAGTAGTAGTTCAACTTATTGAACATTTTGTTGAGACAGGAAGCGATGTAAAGGCTGCTTTTGTTCAAACATTAAAATTATTAAAAGGGTCTTATGCTTTTGCTTTATTAGATGAGCAAAACAAAGACATGATATATGTGGCAAAAAATAAAAGTCCACTATTGATTGGTTTAGGCGAAAGCTTCAATGTCGTTGCTAGTGACGCAATGGCTATGCTTCAAGTAACAGATCAATATGTGGAATTAGTAGATAAAGAAATTGTAATCGTGACAAAAGACGCGGTAACCATTGAGACATTAGAGGGAGAAATTATTTCCCGGGAAGCTTATACGGCTGAATTGGATGCTAGTGATATTGAAAAAGGCACATATCCTCATTATATGCTAAAAGAAATTGACGAACAGCCATTAGCTATTCGCAAAATCATTCAAGAATACCAAGATAAAGATGGTAAGTTAAAAATTGATCCGGCTATCGTTGATGCTGTAAACGCAGCAGATCGTCTCTATATTATTGCTGCTGGTACATCATATCATGCTGGTCTTCTTGGAAAGCAATTTATTGAGAAATTAGCAAAAATTCCAGTTGAAGTTCATGTAGCTAGTGAATTTGGCTACAATATGCCGTTGCTTTCAGAAAAACCTTTGTTCATCTTCATTACACAAAGTGGAGAAACAGCAGATAGCCGAGCAGTACTAGTGCAAGTAAAAGAAATGGGCTATCCAACTTTAACAATCACAAATGTGCCAGGCTCTACACTGTCTCGTGAAGCTGACCATACCTTATTATTATATGCAGGTCCGGAAATTGCTGTAGCTTCAACGAAAGCTTATACTTCACAGATGGCTGTATTATCTATTCTTGCAGAAGTGACAGCAAAAAGTAAAGGCTATGAAGTGGATTTTGATCTTATCCATGAACTAGGCATTATTGCCAATGCTATGGAAGTCATTTTTGAAGATAAGGAAGAGCTTGAAGCAATTGCTAAAGAGTATCTTGAAACATCAAGAAACGCTTTCTTTATCGGACGTGGTATTGACTATTATGTTGTACTTGAAGGTGCATTAAAATTAAAAGAAATCTCTTACATCCAAGCAGAAGGTTTTGCAGGTGGAGAATTAAAGCATGGAACAATTGCTTTGATTGAAGATGGAACACCTATTATCGCATTAGCAACACAAGAAAGTGTTAACTTAAGCATACGTGGTAACGTAAAAGAGGTAGTGGCTCGCGGAGCAAACCCATGTATCATTTCCATGAAAGGTCTAGAAATGGAAGACGATCGCTACATCGTACCAGCTGTGCACGATCTGTTAACACCCCTTATCTCTGTAGTACCATTACAATTAATTGCTTACTATGCAGCACTCCATAGAGGCTGTGATGTAGATAAACCTCGTAACTTGGCTAAGAGTGTTACGGTAGAGTGATTTTGGTTGTAATAAAATAAGTTGTTGTCAAATCAAAATAAAGTTTGCAGAATGAGAAAAAAGTCTGCTTAAGAAGAAAAAAGTTTGTAAAAGCCTCGTGATTGTACCCAATATGGGTGTATTCACGGGGTTTTTAATTTAGCGCTGTAATCCTATTGAGGGGTCATTTAAGGTTCCATAATATATGGGTAATGACTGCTGATGTTATAGCAAAAAGAAGTTTTACCCAAGGCAAATAAACTGTTCCCTTGGTTAAATAAGTTGTTCCCTAAAACGAGTGAAAATTGGAGGATAGCCTCCAGTTTTCCTCGTTTTTTTGTGTCCAGAAGCGGAGAAAAAGCCAGTAAAAAGCATGAGAAAGGCATGAATAAAGGCAGGAGGAAACGTCTGATAAAGCCCGATAAATCAACGATTTCAAGATAAAAACCAGAGGAAAAGAGAGAAAAAGGGCAGGAGAAAAAGCAGGAAAAACCCTTAGCCCTGACCCATTTTTATCCCTGTTCCTACGGAACAACTTATTTTCCTAAAAAATCAGGATTCTGACAAAAAATAGGAGAAAAAAGGAGCGAACGGGGGAACAACTCATTTGCCTACAGAAAATGGGAAAATCGGAGAAAGGCAGGAATGACAAGGGTTTGAGAGAAGGGGGGAGGGAAGGTTTCTTTTTTACAACTACATAGAAGGCAGGGTTTATTTGAAATAAAATCTAAAGTGATTCTGAACTCAGTAGGGAAAAAGGGGGAAGGATGGATAATTAGACAAAAAAGTATGGTTAAGACTAAAGGAAAATCAGGTCAAATGCCTGGTCATCCTTCAGTAATTGTTGCGAATGAAATAAATAAACATAAAAATAGAGCATCGGATATGATGCTCGAACATTTATTTTTCAGTTTTTACGCTAACACTATTGCGATTGTAATTTTGTAATTTTTAATGTGCTCTTTGTTTCCTTGCTGTTATACATCTTGTCATCAGCTATCTTTATTAACTCAAACAAATCTTTACTATGGTTTGGATATATAGCCGAACCGATTGAAGCCTTTATAGGCAGGTTTATTTGATAAGCGAGGTTTTTCAGGTGCTCTTCCAGCCTTTGGAGAATAGTTTGCAAATCAGCCTCTTCATTGCAAAGACCAATAACCAAAAATTCATCACCGCCCCATCGAGCAACAATATCACTTTTTCTTGTTGAATCAACAAGTGTTTCACTAATCTTGATTAAGACCATATCGCCATTATGATGTCCGTAAGTGTCATTGATAGCTTTGAAATTATCGCAATCTATTACTAAAACATATAGTTTACTATTTGTACGTTCTGCTATAGAAGTAATCTTTTCATAAGTGTTCATCACAAACCTTCTATTGTAAATACCAGTCAGTTCATCTTTTTCTGAATAAAATCTAACTTTATCAAACTGCTTACCACCCCAATACCCAATCCAAATTAAGAGTGGATATGAATATAAATCAAGCGGTTCTACTTCTCCATCCCGAAAAAAATAGTAGAAAATATAAACTGAGTGTAATAAAAACAAGCCTAAACTTCCAAAAATCCTGCCAGTATATTTCATAGTTAGTCACCTTTTTACAGTCTAATAGTTCTATTTATATATTATCATGTGTTTATGTACAAATGTTATAGCAATATGAAGTTTCTTCTAAGATAGAAATTGGAGTATTCCTCCAGTTTCCTTGTTATTTTGATTTTTCTTTAGAAATATGGTGAATAGAGGAAAGGGAATTGATGTTAAAGTCCCTGCGAAATCTGGTAGTATAGATATAAAAGTGGGTGAGGAAAATGAAAGCTAATGATAAATTGATTAAGGAGATGGAAGCGTTCGATGATGCCTTCCCTAACGGAGTATTTGCAATTCCTCGAAATCCTAATGACCCAAGAATAAAAGTTAGGGCGTTATGGGATTATTGTAAGAAAAAGTGGATTGATATAGAATTTATAAGTGAAGAAGAGCTTAAACAATTCCTTACTAAATCAAATAACTATAAAAATACATAAAGAAACAGGAGGAATGATATTCCCCCCTGTTGTAGCAGTAAAGCGGTTATTGAATTCTTAAGGATTTCATTTCAATTATCCTCTTGGTGGATAAGGGTCGTTTCCGTAACTGTTTCTTTCTCTAATTTGTCCTGTTCTGTTATGAATGAACAGTTCAGATTGCTGGTTTTTTGCAATATCTCTTGCAAATGAAATCGCTTCACGTTGAGTATCAAATACTTTTGTTGCTCTTGAATTTCCTGCACCTTTTACTTGAAATCCACCGCCAGAATGTGGGGTAACATGCTGATTTTTACCCATTTAAACATCACCTCATTATTTGTTATGGTGAGGGAGGCGAACGTAAGTCCTCTTTTATGAAAATGAATTTTGTTGTAATATAAACGTGGATATATAAATCAATGGCTCTTATTTGTTCTGCAAAACAAATAAGGGCTTTTTTATTTTAGCTTTCTCTTTAATTCTCGTTCGAGCTTCTGCACTTCTCTTTTTACTTGCTTATCTACTTCTCTATTTAAATCCCTAATGGCTCTATTAACTTGGGATGTATTGATTCGTACTCGTACCATATAGTCACCTCCTCATACGTGTAATCTAATGCTTATTTTTTGCCTCCTCACAATATTGAATTATAGCACTATATTCCAACTTAATCAATATATAGTATTTATTCAATAGTAAATAACACTATATATTGTGTTTTTGGTAGGTGTTTTTTTATTTGTCAAATGTGAAAAGTTTAGAATGTGTGAGAAAAAGTCTGATTATTTAAGTAAATGATAGATTTTTAACAAATTTCCCTTAATTTCTTCATTTGCCATAGTTGATTCATTACGGAACACATTCTTTGCCAAGCATTTTTCATATTCTATCATCTTTGTTTTTCCTTTGATTGAATTTCTTGTTGAACGTCTTCTCCTCCGATTATGCAGTTATATATTTGGGGCAACTGCTTATAATACAGTAGCTTTAATAAAACAGGTTTCTAAATTTGAAGCTATTAAAACAGGATGTTCTAATCTATCAATTCGGATTAGACAGATAAACCAGGTGTTATCGCAAATCATAAACGGTAAACAGCAAAACAACTTGTAAAATGGTTAAACATAAACGGTAAATAGCACGAGTGAAAATTGGACTCTCCATCCAGTTTTCCTCGTGTTTTTTGTTTCTAATAAGCAGGAAAAACGTACCGTTGGTACGTGAATCAGAGTTAATCAAACGTTTGATAAAAAGCCCAATAAAACAGGATTTAAGAGAGGAAAAGGAGAAAGAAAACAGGAAGAAAAGAGCGAAAAAAGGCAGGAGAAAAAGCAGGAATCCCCCATCCCTAACCTCCTAATTCCTGTGAACTGATTTACCATTTATGTTTTCCTAAAAACCCTGATTTCTGTCAAAAAATGGGGGAAAAGAGACAGAAAATATTTACCGTTTTTATTTGCCTACAGAAATTGGGAAATCGGAGAAAGGCAGGAATGGCAAGGGTTTGTGAGAATGGGGGAGTTACCGTTTATGTTTTGCGACTACATAGAAGGGCTGGGTTTCTGAAGAACAAATCTAAAGTGAGTCTGAACTTGATAAGGGAAAGAGGGGAAAGGGAGGAAACAGCAAAAGATTGGAATTTTGATGAAATTCTATAGTTCTGTGCTATGCTAATTATATATAAAATCTTAATTTGGAGAGGTCTTATGGGGGAGCAAATTATTTATGACATGACTACACTTCCAGATACAATTGGCTCAATTAGCAAATTATTGGGTGTGGATGAACGACAAATTACGAAATACTGTGCAAGTCATAAGGATGATTATGATGCAGAGGGTTTTTTAAGTTTGTTAGGATTAAGTGAACATTCTCTGTTGGATTTTGAGATTTATATAACTTCATTGCACGTAACTACGGATAAGGATAATTGTTCATCCTTAAAGAAGTATGGACTTTTAAATTTGCAACAAGCCATCATAAAGGATACGCCCTTAAGGGCTTATTTAAGGAATTACGGAGTTCGCATTGAAATTGAAAAGAAACAAATTCAATTTCAAGATAAGCTCTTTGATATAAGCAAAGATTATAATGGCATAAGTGAACCGATTGATTGGATTATCTACAAATTGTATAAGGACTTCCAACTAAATTCATTCTTTCATTCTGACAATGTGCTTAAATATGGCGGAGGGATTAGAAGGAGACCTGAGTTTCTATATAATTTGGCTGAACTTTTAAGAGTGCCAAATATAGAATATGACTGGATGAATGATATATCTTGTTATGTCATAAAATATAAGGCAACACTCTCACAATTCGCTGATTGGAATTTTGATATTGATAAGAATGAAATCAATTATTTGGATGAAAGTGAAATTAATATAAGGAAAATAAAATGGCTTATAAATCAATCATTAAGAAGAATAAACAATGACCTTTTTTACAATAGTATAGACGATTGTTATTCTTATTTGAAAAATGATGCTTATGTACGAGTTTCTGATATTTTGAGAATTTATACTGAAAATGAGTATTTGGAAGAATACCGAATCAACGAGTGAAAAGCATTTTTAAGAATAGACAATATTAAGTAGAGATAGACACTTTGCCTCGCAGTGGTAAGGTGTCTTTTTGTGTCAACATGCCGAACTATGTGCGACTCCTTTTCTATCAGTTATAAATCAAACTTTCCTATCTATAATATAAGGTTAATACAAACAAGGGTTCTATTAAGAAACCTATAAAAACAGGATGTTCTAATCTATCAATTCGGATTAGACAGATAAACCAGGAGGAATGAGTTTTTATGAGTAGTAGAGAAGTACGAGAGATGCCAAGAACATTTGCTCAACAATTAAAATATTATAGAGGTCTCAGAGGTTATACCTGTAAAGAATTGGGAATGATGGCGAAAATTGACCCAGGCTACGTAAATTCTTTAGAGCGTGGGAAGAAAAAAGCGCCTACCTATCCCATAATCAAAAATTTGGCAAAGGCACTAAAAGTAGATATTACTGATTTGATTGATATTGAACCAAGCGAGGGTGAGCTTCCTTTAAAAAGTATTCAAGAAGTTATGGTTAATCAAGAATATCTTATAAAAGGGAAACTTCCGACTATGGAAACAAGGGAGGATTTATTAGGATTAATAGAGGCATTACTTGATTGTGAATGGGAAGAACATAGTAAACATTTGGATTCTGTGGAGATTTTAAACAGAGTTGATACATTTTTAAGGTCTATAAAATAATCATCAAACAGGCGAGGAAAGAGAACTATGTATTTTTTACTGGTTCTCTTTTTCTATATTTTTTGGAGGTTAGAGAAAAATGTCTAAAAATTCAAGTGAGCGCGAATTCATATTTACACTTTCGCAATTTGAAAATCCTCAAATTTTAGAAAAGGAATTGAACTTGAAATTAGCAGGATTAGAATTAGAAACAAAATTTGCAGGGTTGAAAATTGATATGTATGGGATAGAACAGGATTTAGGAGTAGAGGTCTTTGTAGAGAATGTGTTGTTGAAATCGGATTATTCTCACCAATACCGACTTCTTAAGCTGATAGAGGCTATTGATAAAGGGATTATTATTTATCAAGCGGTAGGGTTTAAGGATAAATACGTAAAGCAGTTGAGAGATAAAATATTGAATTCGAGCAAAAAAGTCAACCTTTACTTTGTAACGGATTGAGTCAAGTTTTTGTGGGAGTTTTTTTAGCTCCCTTTTTTATAAAGTAAAACCTCTAAGTTTGTATCCGCTTTCCAATTGGTTTTGTTCTTCCAACTGTTGATTCTCTCATTTTTTAAAAACCTTTTAATCCCTGTAAGGCAAAGTGAACGGGTTTTCCAATCGCTTGATTTAAGTATGGCATGTTCTGACGCACGGTTTCTGTTACTAATTTTGTGGGTATTTTTCTTTTCGGTCGATGCTCTTTCTTTGATTTTTCCGTGGCTTTTTCCCATTTTCCATATATCGTTTGGATAGATAGATCATCCTTCAACCCAATCCACAAACGTGCCATGCTCATGACGCCTTTTTTGCTCCATGCTCTTCCATTTTTTAATCGTTTGGCTAATTGATTCATCATTGCTTCTGCACTTCCCATTGGACGATACGCTGTCGTGTCCACGCCTTTCTCCTGTAACCAACTACGGTAATCTTTTATGGTTTCCTGATGATGCGTTAAAAAGCCGAGGAAATGCGCTAGTTTTTCTTCTTCTTCTGGTGTATCCATTGTTCCTACTGCGCTATTCAACTCTAGAAGTAATGTTTCTACCTGGTAGTTTTTTAACGCTCTTTTCATGTAGCGGTATCGAGGATGGCTCTTCATTAGTTGCTTCATCGAACGAGCGACATGAAAACGGTCCATGGTGAAAAAGGCGCGTTCCCGAAAATACTCCCGACATGCCGTTATCCAGCCTGCTCCATCGCCATTAATAATAAGCAAGGTTTGGGTTGGATCATACGCATAATGATTCTGTAAGAATGTTTCAAAAGCTTCCCAAAAGGGTTCTTTTTCTTCATAGAGAAAATGCCTTTTATTTCGGAGCCTGACTCGCTTTCCGTTTTCTTTCCATCCCTCATGTACAGCGGCGAATTTCAACTCCCATCCACGCTTTTTCTTTTCTTGACTCTTCACATATAATCCATCTACTTCGACAAACAACACCTTTTGAAAAGGACGTTTTTCCTTAGCGGGAAGTACGCTTGTATGAAGAAGATGTTGCCGTAATGCTTCGTGGCTCATCGCCGAATAGCCTAAAAATTGTTCGAACGTTTCCACCGCCTTTCGATAGGAGGAACCATTTGTCGCTAATTCTAGCCCCCATTCTTCTAATAGTGGACTAAACCCTTTATTCCCTTGAAACTGTAAATAATGATCTAACAGACAAATATATTTTTTGGTTACACGATCGAAATAATAATTACGCTTCAGCTCCACTGCTCCAAACGCTGTATCTACTCGTATTTCTCGTTTATCTCGTAAAGCAAATCTTCTTTTGTCTCGTTGCTGAGCAATCTCTAGATCCCAATTTTCTAATGTTTGAACAAGGATTTCTTGAAAGGTCATTTGTAGTGTTCGAAATAAAGTTTTTTCCAATTCTTTTAATGATGGCATTTTTGTGTTACATTGATTCATGAGAGCCTCTCCTTTTCGTAGTATTCTAGTCAAACTCTACTTTACAAAAGGAAGCTCTCTTTTTTAATACTTAATTTTTTCCAGCTACCGCGCTTTCGCTTGGTGGCCTTTTTGTCTAGTTGGGGGACTCGTCCCCCAACTAGACAAAAAGGATATTTATTCTCCCACAAACATTTTACTCATACTTTGTAACGATTAATCCTGAATTATTTAAGGGAATTGACTTATTGAATAGTGGAACACATAAGTTGAAAGTCTATGAAAACCTTCATATCCTCAATGAAGTCTCTAATCCCATCCAATTACAAAAGGAAATGAGCATTATTCGACCAATTAAGGGGAACAAGAAATATAGGGAAAAGATTGATTGGGATTTTACTAATAGAGAGGATGTAAACAACTATCTCTTACTGCAATTAAGAGAAAGGATTCCATATTTTTTATCATTCCAAAGGCAGAAATCCAATCTTGATAATATGAGGATTATCCCATGTGGATTCGGAAAATCTGGTGTGTCGCTTATGCTAACAGTAGAGGATATGCGTTATCGTGCGTTCGTAGAGTTAAGATTTAGAGAGTTTAGTCCACCAATCTATTACAAAATAAAGGAGAGAGAAGAGAAGGCAAAAGAATTAATTGGGGAGGAGCTAAAATTTTTGGATGATAAACACACCATAACTTACTCCTTTAAATCAAGAGGAAGGAGTGTAAGAGAAACAGTTGATAGGTTAGTAGATGTTGCTGAGAAATTTATCTTGGCATTCAGTAATGATGTTCTTTATGGTGAGGAGGAGAGACTTGATATGTGGGAAGAATTTGAATATAGTCTGTAAATAAGCAGGAACAAGGCATTGGGTTATCCAGTGCCTTTCTTAATAGGTTGTTTTCTAAAGATATAAAAAATGACCATCAGAATGGTGGTCGTATTGAATTAACGCACCCCATTAGTCAAATATTGATATTAACATCATCTGTACTATGTAATTTTCCTTTATTCGACTACTATAAGAAGTATTAAGTATATTCCATACCCAAGCCTGAAAAATTCTATCTATTTCTGCTTATTGCAGAAACGCACCCAATTGCAGAGGATTAAAAAGAATACAGTTCTATTATTTTTTCTAATTGTAATTTATTCGGATTACACATATCAACAAAATAGGGTAATTGCCATTCTTGAGTTTTCATCGCTTGTTTACTACTCGGACTATCCCAGGTAGGATAAACTCTTATTGCCATTTTTCCCTTTGTTGAAGTAGACCTAAGAATATTCTGTTTTAAAAGAACTTCTTTTGGAAAAATAAATTGACCAAACTCATTTTCATTTTTAAAGGTAGTTATAACTAATAAATCAGGGGCTTCCTCATATAAATAGGGTTGATTTTTATTATTTTCATCCTTTTCCCAAAATGCAACAAACTGACCTACTTTGGTGGGAGTTATATTCGCAACTCTGAATCGAACTGTTTTAGATGATAATTTAAATGTACCAGCACCATACTTAGAATTTTGTTTTTCTTCTTGAACCGACTCCACCGTTAAATCATTTGCCTCGTAAATCATTTTATTTACATAATTTAATGCTGTATAAAAATCATCCATTATTCCACCCTCCTCAAAGTTCAACAATTAATGGTCCATTTGTTAGGCAAATGCTTCCTAATTTACTCCCTATATTTTACCATAAATATAATTTATCCTTCTTATAATTGCCGATGGTTTTTTATAATTCCAATCAATTCTTCACCGAAAGCATTAATTTTCATTTCGCCAATTCCATGAATGGTTTTTAAATCGGTTAAGCTACACGGTTTTTTTAGAATCAATTCTTCCAATGTTTTATTGCTAAATATGTGAAATGCTTTTACGTTTTGTTCAGTCGCTTTGTTCATACGGAATTTTTTCAATAATTCTTCTAAATCGGTATTATTCGCTTGAGCTGATACTATCCGTTCATTGTTTTCATTTTGTGTACTAATTGTTTCCTCTAATAATTTCATTTCTACTAAGTCAGTTTCGTCATCAATCAATTCAAAATGAGTAGCCTTGATATAATCGCTCATTTCTTTCATACGGTTATCCATAAAGCGAACAGGCGATGACTTTTCGAGTTCTTGTTTTATATATGCCACTAAACCGTCTACACGTAATAATTTTTCCTTTACATGTTTACTTGCCTTTTTCGTATTGATAACCGTTCGATTATTGGTGAAAACAACAACACTTTTAATTGGTGTTCGTGTCACTGCTCCCATGTCCCTCATATATGACTCAAAAACTTCAACCTGTCTTTCTACTTGGCGAACTGGGCTGTAGAACCCTTCTTGAAATGCTAACCTGTTTCCTTTGTACACTTGTCGTATGAATTCGTCTTTTTCATTTACTAAAATGTTGCCATAGTAATTTTTCACTTCTATCAATAAAATGAATTTTCTTGTTAAAACAACAAAATCTATTTGAGCTTTTAAGTCATTGTGAACAATACGAACATCGTGCAGGATATGTATAGGCATAAAGGAATTTTGTAATTCAAAAAGAACGCTATTTTCACCTTTTAAACCGAGTTCTAATAGTTTTATTTTTTCGTGAAGGGATTTGCTTTGCTTTTCATCTACTGTGTTTGCGATTTCCTGTTTAGATTGTTCAATTAACTGATTGCTTTCTGTTGCTTCCTTCACAAGAATGGGTGTTTTTAACTTTTCGGTATCCGTTAGAGCTTTAGCAACTCTTTTAAAAAATCCAACTTGTTTATATTCCATATAATCTAAACCTCCGTTTCTATGCTAAAATCCGAGTGTACGCCAATTTCTTTTTGTATGCTTTTATAGCGTCTGATAAACTCCCTGCCAAATTCTCTCGTATTCAACTTAATGCGGTCTATCGGTTCATATTGAATTCCAAAAGAGAACTCTTCATTTAATCTTTTAAGCTCTTTATACATATTTTTAACAGGCACTTCATGTCCATCGAGAACCTGATAAATGACAAGTTTCGGCAGAGCGTTT
Proteins encoded:
- the glmM gene encoding phosphoglucosamine mutase; the encoded protein is MGKYFGTDGVRGVANSELTPEIAFKLGRYGGFVLTKDHDRPKVLIGRDTRISGHMLEGALVAGLLSIGAEVMRLGVISTPGVSYLTKALGAQAGVMISASHNPVADNGIKFFGPDGFKLSDEQELEIEALIDKEEDTLPRPTGADLGQVDDYFEGGQKYLQFLKQTVDEEFAGIHIALDCAHGATSSLAMHLFADLDADISTMGASPNGLNINDGVGSTHPETLAKFVLEKEADVGLAFDGDGDRLIAIDENGDIVDGDQIMYICAKYLKETGRLKNNTVVSTVMSNLGFYKALKQHEITSIPTAVGDRYVVEEMRNNGYNLGGEQSGHIIFLDFNTTGDGLLTGLQLVNIMKVTKKKLSELAGEMKKFPQKLVNIKVTDKFHVTDNEKVKEVIAKVEQDMNGNGRILVRPSGTEPLVRVMAEAPTEELCEAYVNVISEVVKNEMGLPEE
- the glmS gene encoding glutamine--fructose-6-phosphate transaminase (isomerizing) — translated: MCGIVGYIGNQDAKEILLKGLEKLEYRGYDSAGIALSNGEGVQVFKEKGRIADLRNIVDEDVFAPAGIGHTRWATHGVPSRLNAHPHKSASERFTIVHNGVIENYDLLKKEYLSDVSLKSDTDTEVVVQLIEHFVETGSDVKAAFVQTLKLLKGSYAFALLDEQNKDMIYVAKNKSPLLIGLGESFNVVASDAMAMLQVTDQYVELVDKEIVIVTKDAVTIETLEGEIISREAYTAELDASDIEKGTYPHYMLKEIDEQPLAIRKIIQEYQDKDGKLKIDPAIVDAVNAADRLYIIAAGTSYHAGLLGKQFIEKLAKIPVEVHVASEFGYNMPLLSEKPLFIFITQSGETADSRAVLVQVKEMGYPTLTITNVPGSTLSREADHTLLLYAGPEIAVASTKAYTSQMAVLSILAEVTAKSKGYEVDFDLIHELGIIANAMEVIFEDKEELEAIAKEYLETSRNAFFIGRGIDYYVVLEGALKLKEISYIQAEGFAGGELKHGTIALIEDGTPIIALATQESVNLSIRGNVKEVVARGANPCIISMKGLEMEDDRYIVPAVHDLLTPLISVVPLQLIAYYAALHRGCDVDKPRNLAKSVTVE
- a CDS encoding GGDEF domain-containing protein; the encoded protein is MKYTGRIFGSLGLFLLHSVYIFYYFFRDGEVEPLDLYSYPLLIWIGYWGGKQFDKVRFYSEKDELTGIYNRRFVMNTYEKITSIAERTNSKLYVLVIDCDNFKAINDTYGHHNGDMVLIKISETLVDSTRKSDIVARWGGDEFLVIGLCNEEADLQTILQRLEEHLKNLAYQINLPIKASIGSAIYPNHSKDLFELIKIADDKMYNSKETKSTLKITKLQSQ
- a CDS encoding DUF2188 domain-containing protein, with product MGKNQHVTPHSGGGFQVKGAGNSRATKVFDTQREAISFARDIAKNQQSELFIHNRTGQIRERNSYGNDPYPPRG
- a CDS encoding helix-turn-helix domain-containing protein, which translates into the protein MSSREVREMPRTFAQQLKYYRGLRGYTCKELGMMAKIDPGYVNSLERGKKKAPTYPIIKNLAKALKVDITDLIDIEPSEGELPLKSIQEVMVNQEYLIKGKLPTMETREDLLGLIEALLDCEWEEHSKHLDSVEILNRVDTFLRSIK
- a CDS encoding ISLre2 family transposase codes for the protein MNQCNTKMPSLKELEKTLFRTLQMTFQEILVQTLENWDLEIAQQRDKRRFALRDKREIRVDTAFGAVELKRNYYFDRVTKKYICLLDHYLQFQGNKGFSPLLEEWGLELATNGSSYRKAVETFEQFLGYSAMSHEALRQHLLHTSVLPAKEKRPFQKVLFVEVDGLYVKSQEKKKRGWELKFAAVHEGWKENGKRVRLRNKRHFLYEEKEPFWEAFETFLQNHYAYDPTQTLLIINGDGAGWITACREYFRERAFFTMDRFHVARSMKQLMKSHPRYRYMKRALKNYQVETLLLELNSAVGTMDTPEEEEKLAHFLGFLTHHQETIKDYRSWLQEKGVDTTAYRPMGSAEAMMNQLAKRLKNGRAWSKKGVMSMARLWIGLKDDLSIQTIYGKWEKATEKSKKEHRPKRKIPTKLVTETVRQNMPYLNQAIGKPVHFALQGLKGF